One window of Triticum dicoccoides isolate Atlit2015 ecotype Zavitan chromosome 5A, WEW_v2.0, whole genome shotgun sequence genomic DNA carries:
- the LOC119297613 gene encoding uncharacterized protein LOC119297613 yields MLKIKRAGDDLTESSKKNKRICTDGAETLDLLTSGELHPDGSSEEPIDSFSDSGQSVWSELSKEVTSKISRTVVSLALSDGHSVLFACSGIALQCGMQATRFLTSASLIKAFNDKKREGHDSLKIEVCRNGDVARGLLGYYDLDQGIALVYIVFVTLGVHPVGLDHQVELLPSMKVLAVARANSDTLMATSGILPNDSSGSEDGKQLMLSTCKISEAWEGGPLFDCDGNLFGMNLSLVAERTSFVPRSTIIKWLEKFKPKREVERFSSHKDMKIQRPVQPMPYCTYARDRSGDLDSLGYPKPSKTIVSEGLVLVNTFEETFGDIYDSGKGIWSQLTEMGSHSLPRRVVALASFSGERRFFACTGLFIEWNGCTPILTSASLVSDPKDGNKIAEKLKIEVLLPNNKCKEGELRYCNLHYNVALVVVKDFCCLRPVRIHEDWWNPLILEDSNVVAVGRCFKSGRLMAAHGRLTDWSGVLDYRDLRYSSCKITKAGIGGPLIDFKGRFVGMNFYDKKIGTPFLFRDCIIRVLAHFKENGTVEVGSGKPIRWPVPIPCWRHPDDELKDSLPLGHGEKSGRYGFTYVDGDRVDNHRSRHALDLLR; encoded by the exons ATGCTGAAAATTAAGAGAGCTGGTGATGATCTAACAGAAAGCTCCAAAAAGAACAAGAGAATCTGCACTGACGGAGCAGAGACACTTGATCTGTTGACTTCAG GTGAATTACATCCGGATGGCAGTTCGGAAGAACCGATTGATAGCTTTAGTGATTCTGGTCAAAGTGTCTGGAGTGAGCTCAGTAAAGAAGTCACCTCAAAAATTTCTAGAACTGTTGTCTCCCTTGCTTTGTCTGATG GACATTCGGTGTTATTTGCATGCTCGGGCATAGCCTTGCAATGTGGGATGCAAGCCACAAGGTTTCTGACTTCAGCAAGTTTGATTAAAGCTTTCAatgataaaaaaagagaaggccatgaTAGCTTGAAA ATTGAAGTGTGTCGCAACGGTGATGTTGCCAGAGGGTTATTGGGATACTATGATTTGGATCAGGGGATTGCTCTTGTCTACATAGTGTTCGTCACCCTTGGTGTTCATCCAGTGGGTCTTGATCATCAGGTGGAATTGCTTCCCAGTATGAAAGTACTAGCTGTCGCGCGTGCCAATTCTGACACATTAATGGCCACAAGTGGGATATTACCTAATGATTCAAGTGGATCTGAAGATGGCAAACAGCTTATGCTTTCCACTTGTAAAATCTCTGAG gCTTGGGAAGGTGGGCCACTTTTTGATTGTGATGGGAACCTTTTTGGCATGAACCTTTCTTTGGTTGCGGAAAGAACTTCCTTCGTGCCAAGGAGTACAATTATCAAATGGTTGGAGAAATTTAAGCCAAAAAGGGAAGTTGAGAGGTTCAG TTCCCACAAGGATATGAAAATACAGAGGCCAGTGCAGCCCATGCCATATTGCACCTATGCAAGAG ACAGATCTGGTGATCTAGACTCCTTGGGTTATCCAAAGCCATCAAAAACCATTGTCAGTG AGGGCTTGGTTTTGGTTAATACCTTCGAAGAGACTTTTGGTGACATATATGATTCTGGTAAAGGTATCTGGAGCCAACTCACAGAAATGGGTTCTCATAGTTTACCTCGACGAGTTGTCGCACTCGCTTCATTCAGCG GAGAAAGGAGGTTTTTCGCATGCACAGGCTTATTTATTGAATGGAATGGATGCACCCCCATTCTGACTTCAGCGAGTTTGGTTAGTGATCCTAAAGATGGAAACAAGATTGCTGAAAAGTTGAAG ATTGAAGTTTTGCTTCCAAACAATAAATGCAAAGAAGGGGAATTGCGATATTGTAATTTACACTACAATGTTGCTCTTGTCGTTGTCAAGGATTTCTGCTGTCTTCGTCCAGTTAGAATTCATGAAGATTGGTGGAATCCTCTAATTCTGGAAGATTCCAATGTAGTAGCTGTGGGGCGCTGCTTCAAATCTGGCAGGTTAATGGCTGCACATGGGAGACTAACTGACTGGTCAGGCGTGCTTGACTACAGAGATCTTAGGTACTCCAGTTGTAAGATCACTAAG GCTGGGATTGGTGGGCCTCTGATTGACTTTAAAGGGAGATTTGTTGGCATGAACTTCTATGATAAGAAAATAGGAACCCCGTTCTTGTTCAGGGATTGTATTATTCGAGTGCTGGCACATTTTAAGGAAAATGG GACTGTTGAAGTTGGCAGCGGTAAACCAATCAG GTGGCCGGTGCCCATACCGTGTTGGCGTCATCCGGACGATGAGCTCAAAGATTCGCTCCCACTTGGCCACGGGGAAAAATCTGGGAGGTATGGATTCACATATGTGGATGGAGACAGGGTTGACAACCATAGATCTCGTCATGCCCTTGATCTGCTCCGTTGA